Proteins encoded by one window of Phytohabitans houttuyneae:
- a CDS encoding MFS transporter, protein MRVMSARGARRRYLLLLGLRWLATGLVIPILVLLPLDRGLTLSQVGAAGVAQGLLVLALELPTGGLADALGRRPVLLAAGVINLASFALLAVAGSLALFVAVFALQGVYRALDSGPLDAWYVDAALAGDPGADIESGLSRGGAVVGVAIAAGALAAGGLVALDPLPGVNPLAVPVLAAIAVQVVGLVAVALLLFEVRPAGGTAPLLASVRQVPGTVRAALGLLRRSRVLAAIVAVELFWGFGMITFETLLPVRLTEVVGDADTAATLLGPAGSAAWLASAAGAALVPLASRRIGAPWTGALLRVLQGATVVGMAVLAGPVGVLAAYLLCYTVHGAANPVHMGLLHRQVDGPYRTTVLSLNSMVAQPAGALGLLVLTALADATSVSTSMLVGAAVLAAAAAPLYLVARGRPTTLAAAEKAEPVGLST, encoded by the coding sequence ATCCGAGTGATGAGCGCGCGCGGCGCCCGCCGGCGCTACCTGCTGCTGCTCGGGCTGCGCTGGCTCGCCACCGGCCTGGTCATCCCCATCCTCGTGCTCCTGCCCCTCGACCGCGGCCTCACGCTGAGCCAGGTCGGCGCCGCCGGTGTCGCGCAGGGGCTGCTGGTGCTCGCGCTGGAGCTGCCCACCGGCGGCCTCGCCGACGCGCTCGGCCGGCGCCCGGTCCTGCTCGCCGCCGGCGTGATCAACCTGGCCTCGTTCGCGCTGCTGGCGGTGGCCGGGTCGCTGGCGCTGTTCGTGGCGGTCTTCGCGCTGCAGGGTGTCTACCGGGCACTCGACAGCGGCCCGCTCGACGCGTGGTACGTCGACGCCGCCCTGGCCGGCGACCCCGGCGCCGACATCGAGAGCGGCCTCAGCCGCGGCGGCGCCGTGGTCGGCGTGGCCATCGCCGCGGGAGCGCTGGCCGCCGGCGGGCTCGTCGCCCTCGACCCGCTGCCCGGCGTCAACCCGCTCGCCGTGCCGGTGCTGGCCGCCATCGCGGTCCAGGTGGTCGGGCTCGTCGCGGTCGCGCTGCTGCTTTTCGAGGTACGGCCGGCGGGCGGCACCGCACCCCTGCTCGCCTCGGTCCGGCAGGTCCCGGGCACGGTCCGCGCCGCGCTGGGGCTGCTGCGCCGCTCCCGCGTGCTGGCCGCGATCGTGGCGGTCGAGCTCTTCTGGGGCTTCGGCATGATCACGTTCGAGACGCTGCTCCCGGTCCGGCTCACCGAGGTGGTCGGCGACGCCGACACCGCCGCCACGCTGCTCGGCCCCGCCGGCTCGGCCGCCTGGCTCGCCTCCGCCGCGGGCGCCGCGCTGGTCCCGCTGGCGAGCCGCCGGATCGGCGCGCCGTGGACCGGCGCCCTGCTCCGGGTGCTCCAGGGCGCCACCGTCGTCGGTATGGCAGTGCTGGCCGGCCCGGTGGGCGTGCTCGCCGCCTACCTGCTCTGCTACACCGTGCACGGCGCCGCCAACCCGGTCCACATGGGACTGCTGCACCGCCAGGTCGACGGCCCGTACCGCACGACGGTCCTCTCGCTCAACTCGATGGTCGCCCAGCCGGCGGGCGCGCTCGGCCTGCTGGTCCTGACCGCCCTCGCCGACGCCACCTCGGTCAGCACGTCGATGCTCGTGGGCGCCGCGGTGCTCGCCGCCGCCGCCGCACCCTTGTACCTGGTCGCCCGCGGCCGCCCCACGACGCTGGCGGCCGCCGAGAAGGCCGAGCCTGTCGGCTTGTCGACCTAG
- a CDS encoding winged helix-turn-helix domain-containing protein, with the protein MDESGVTLDSRQLRVLAHPLRSRLLSALRLDGPATATTLAAAMGSNTGATSYHLRQLAAVGLVVEDAEQGRGRERWWRAAHDSHSWYSRDVAGDPDDRAAATWLTEYQVRLFAEMIAGWVRDHYTHPPAWRDAAEVSDFGLTLPADRLRALNDDLHAVIERYEREATGEGEQVLVFIAGFPRLPSAPGGSE; encoded by the coding sequence ATGGACGAGTCCGGCGTCACGCTCGACAGCAGGCAGCTGCGCGTGCTCGCGCACCCGCTGCGCTCACGCCTGCTCAGCGCGCTGCGCCTCGACGGCCCGGCCACCGCCACCACCCTCGCGGCCGCCATGGGCAGCAACACCGGCGCGACCAGCTACCACCTGCGCCAGCTCGCGGCCGTCGGCCTGGTGGTCGAGGACGCGGAGCAGGGGCGCGGCCGGGAGCGCTGGTGGCGGGCCGCGCACGACAGCCACAGTTGGTACAGCCGCGACGTCGCCGGGGACCCCGACGACCGGGCCGCCGCGACCTGGCTGACGGAGTACCAGGTGCGCCTGTTCGCCGAGATGATCGCCGGCTGGGTCCGCGACCACTACACGCACCCGCCGGCCTGGCGGGACGCCGCCGAGGTCAGCGACTTCGGGCTCACCCTGCCGGCCGACCGGCTGCGCGCGCTCAACGACGACCTGCACGCGGTCATCGAGCGGTACGAGCGGGAGGCCACCGGCGAGGGCGAGCAGGTGCTGGTGTTCATCGCCGGCTTCCCGCGGCTCCCGTCGGCGCCGGGCGGATCCGAGTGA
- a CDS encoding discoidin domain-containing protein gives MSQYSLVRARPRRALAAALTVVVAGLLGAVAIAQGPADAAGPLISQGKPATASSIEGEGMAAPFAVDGNPGTRWSSQFSDPQWIQVDLGATAAIDQVVLTWEAAYATGFRIETSTNGSTWTQIHATTTGTGGTQTLAVSGSGRYVRMYGTARATGYGYSLWEFQVFGTIGGAPTTPPTSQPPTSQPPAGGTNIAEFKNVTASSHEGGNAPAAALDGRTTTRWSSHFADPQWIQVDLGGTAAITGVTLVWEAAYASAYRIEISANGTTWTQAYATTAGRGGTERPAVTGSGRYIRLTGTARATGYGYSLWEFQVFGQVDNQATTPPMLSGPTRPPGTTGQFQLSAPANGAMITSTRRPPLSWAAVGGAARYQVWLNISRTDYDFAATGNLIDLYTKVAEPTGTSYTPTWDIADRWTYKWYVVAVNGSGGTLATSNIRQFGLYVPTLETVADGVGIVNGARDLNRNGAIEPYEDWRLPVESRVNDLLGRMTLEEKAYQMFYNAQAFAQSGWHFGPADAADLHANLIRASGTRLGIPFVSAGDTIHGYKTTYPTQSALAAARNYPLDYRLGDMQRREQLEVGTRGVLGPLAEVGTKVIYPRIQEGNGESAEVAAAQVRALVAGLQGGPELNPQSVLATVKHWPGEGAGGEALIVYDAVTIKYHMIPFRAAMEAGAVNIMPGYAGSSFLDPGGPGAGDSAPILNYLRQNLGYTGLITTDWLPSGSWVGAARAGSDVMGGADPGAAGYSIGTFTAGVPAARIDDAVRRVLRLKFQLGIFENPYGDPVNGPYRFHMPQYTGLANQAARESMTLLRNTGVLPVRLNAGDNIVVAGPRAADSGACCIWTSFFHQEYGSQTFLDAIRARAARAGVNVYQDTGPSPKLAVVAVGESSYTHATNWVKEQPYLPADQLAVIQNFQRQGIPVVVLLVMPRPYVITDWHTLASAVVVTYRGGEEMGPAAAGLLFGDYQPRGKLPWQLPRTLDQVLRPGGSDVLADANEQWDLPYDLGATAAQRNEIRARIDAGQPVPTTYGNPLYPFGAGLTAF, from the coding sequence ATGTCGCAGTACTCCCTTGTCCGTGCGCGACCACGCCGAGCGCTCGCCGCCGCGCTCACAGTGGTCGTCGCCGGCCTGCTCGGCGCGGTTGCCATCGCGCAGGGGCCGGCCGACGCGGCAGGTCCCCTGATCTCCCAAGGGAAACCGGCCACCGCCTCGTCCATCGAGGGTGAGGGGATGGCCGCGCCGTTCGCGGTGGACGGCAATCCGGGTACCCGCTGGTCCAGCCAGTTCAGCGATCCACAGTGGATCCAGGTGGACCTGGGCGCCACGGCCGCGATCGACCAGGTGGTCCTCACCTGGGAGGCGGCGTACGCGACCGGCTTCCGGATCGAGACCTCGACCAACGGCAGCACCTGGACGCAGATCCACGCCACCACGACCGGTACCGGCGGCACGCAGACCCTCGCCGTCAGCGGCTCCGGGCGGTACGTGCGGATGTACGGCACCGCGCGCGCGACCGGGTACGGGTACTCCCTGTGGGAGTTCCAGGTCTTCGGCACCATCGGCGGCGCCCCCACGACGCCACCGACGAGCCAGCCGCCGACGAGCCAGCCGCCCGCCGGCGGGACGAACATCGCCGAGTTCAAGAACGTGACCGCCTCCTCGCACGAGGGCGGCAACGCGCCGGCGGCCGCGCTCGACGGGCGCACCACCACGCGGTGGTCGAGCCATTTCGCCGATCCACAGTGGATCCAGGTGGACCTGGGCGGCACGGCCGCGATCACCGGGGTGACGCTCGTGTGGGAGGCCGCGTACGCCAGCGCGTACCGCATCGAGATCTCGGCGAACGGGACCACCTGGACGCAGGCCTACGCCACCACCGCCGGGCGGGGCGGCACCGAGCGGCCGGCGGTGACCGGCTCCGGGCGCTACATCCGCCTGACCGGCACCGCGCGGGCGACGGGCTACGGGTACTCGCTGTGGGAGTTTCAGGTCTTCGGGCAGGTGGACAACCAGGCGACGACGCCGCCGATGCTGTCCGGGCCTACGCGGCCGCCGGGCACGACAGGTCAGTTCCAGCTCAGCGCCCCGGCCAACGGAGCCATGATCACGAGTACCCGCCGGCCGCCGCTGTCCTGGGCCGCCGTCGGCGGAGCCGCCCGCTACCAGGTGTGGCTCAACATCAGCCGGACCGACTACGACTTCGCCGCCACCGGCAACCTCATCGACCTCTACACGAAGGTCGCCGAGCCGACCGGCACCAGCTACACGCCCACCTGGGACATCGCCGACCGGTGGACCTACAAGTGGTACGTGGTCGCGGTCAACGGCTCCGGCGGCACGCTCGCCACGTCGAACATCAGGCAGTTCGGCCTGTACGTCCCCACGCTGGAGACGGTCGCCGACGGCGTCGGGATCGTCAACGGCGCGCGAGACCTCAACCGCAACGGCGCGATCGAGCCGTACGAGGACTGGCGCCTGCCGGTCGAGTCGCGGGTCAACGACCTGCTCGGGCGGATGACGCTCGAGGAGAAGGCGTACCAGATGTTCTACAACGCGCAGGCGTTCGCCCAGTCGGGGTGGCACTTCGGGCCGGCGGACGCCGCCGACCTGCACGCCAACCTCATCCGGGCGAGCGGCACGCGGCTGGGCATCCCGTTCGTCTCGGCCGGCGACACCATCCACGGGTACAAGACGACCTACCCGACGCAGAGCGCGCTCGCGGCGGCTCGCAACTACCCGCTGGACTACCGGCTCGGCGACATGCAGCGGCGCGAGCAGCTCGAGGTCGGCACCCGGGGCGTGCTCGGGCCGCTGGCCGAGGTGGGCACCAAGGTGATCTACCCGCGCATCCAGGAGGGCAACGGCGAGAGCGCCGAGGTCGCTGCCGCGCAGGTGCGGGCGCTCGTCGCCGGCCTGCAGGGCGGTCCGGAGCTCAACCCGCAGTCGGTGCTCGCCACGGTCAAGCACTGGCCGGGCGAGGGCGCGGGCGGCGAGGCGCTGATCGTCTACGACGCCGTCACGATCAAGTACCACATGATCCCGTTCCGCGCCGCGATGGAGGCCGGCGCGGTCAACATCATGCCGGGGTACGCGGGCAGCTCGTTCCTCGACCCGGGCGGGCCGGGGGCCGGCGACAGCGCGCCGATCCTCAACTACCTGCGCCAGAACCTCGGCTACACCGGCCTCATCACCACCGACTGGCTGCCGTCCGGCTCGTGGGTCGGCGCGGCGCGTGCCGGCTCGGACGTGATGGGCGGTGCCGACCCGGGCGCGGCCGGGTACAGCATCGGCACGTTCACGGCGGGTGTGCCGGCGGCGCGGATCGACGACGCGGTGCGGCGGGTGCTGCGGCTGAAGTTCCAGCTCGGCATCTTCGAAAACCCGTACGGCGACCCGGTCAACGGCCCGTACCGCTTCCACATGCCGCAGTACACGGGGCTCGCCAACCAGGCGGCGCGCGAGTCGATGACGTTGCTGCGCAACACCGGCGTGCTGCCGGTACGCCTCAACGCCGGCGACAACATCGTGGTGGCCGGGCCGCGCGCGGCCGACTCCGGCGCGTGCTGCATCTGGACGAGCTTCTTCCACCAGGAGTACGGCTCGCAGACCTTCCTGGACGCCATCCGGGCGAGGGCGGCGCGGGCCGGCGTCAACGTGTACCAGGACACCGGGCCGTCGCCGAAGCTGGCGGTGGTGGCGGTCGGCGAGAGCTCGTACACCCACGCCACCAACTGGGTGAAGGAGCAGCCCTACCTCCCGGCCGACCAGTTGGCGGTCATCCAGAACTTCCAGCGGCAGGGCATCCCGGTCGTCGTCCTGCTGGTCATGCCGCGGCCCTACGTGATCACTGACTGGCACACGCTGGCCAGCGCGGTGGTGGTCACGTACCGCGGTGGCGAGGAGATGGGCCCGGCCGCGGCCGGCCTGCTCTTCGGCGACTACCAGCCACGGGGCAAGCTGCCGTGGCAGCTGCCGCGCACGCTCGACCAGGTGCTGCGGCCGGGCGGAAGCGACGTGCTCGCGGACGCCAACGAGCAGTGGGACCTGCCGTACGACCTCGGCGCCACCGCCGCCCAGCGCAACGAGATCCGCGCGCGGATCGACGCCGGGCAGCCCGTGCCGACCACCTACGGCAACCCGCTGTACCCGTTCGGCGCCGGCCTGACGGCGTTCTGA
- a CDS encoding DUF1707 SHOCT-like domain-containing protein, protein MSLQDLPSDRLVLRIGTPERQAAREALADHLRKERLDKEEFARRLEACERAVDQGELLRVFADLPAPHPALPLPGQPPHAPPDSDLWEWACVLAILFGVPVAVVLGFTEDAWWTLAVPVGFCVLMVSTVALIARFRRV, encoded by the coding sequence GTGAGCCTGCAGGATCTGCCGTCCGACCGGCTCGTGCTGCGGATCGGCACGCCCGAGAGGCAGGCCGCCCGGGAAGCGCTCGCCGACCACCTGCGCAAGGAGCGGCTCGACAAAGAGGAGTTCGCGCGCCGGCTGGAGGCGTGCGAGCGCGCCGTCGACCAGGGCGAGCTGCTGCGCGTCTTCGCCGACCTGCCGGCACCCCATCCCGCCCTGCCCCTGCCGGGGCAGCCGCCGCACGCGCCGCCGGACAGCGACCTGTGGGAGTGGGCCTGCGTCCTGGCGATTCTCTTCGGGGTGCCGGTCGCGGTCGTCCTCGGCTTCACCGAGGACGCGTGGTGGACGCTCGCCGTCCCGGTCGGCTTCTGCGTGCTGATGGTCTCGACGGTCGCGCTGATCGCCCGCTTCCGCCGCGTCTGA
- a CDS encoding ABC-F family ATP-binding cassette domain-containing protein: protein MSRHPLIAQDLVRTFGARRVLDGVSFVAAPGHRIGLIGENGTGKSTLLRLLAGVDEPDGGSVVRPPDLGYLHQEMPFDLAATVRDVVDDALREARAVLAGLDRLTAALSATPETDAGYPALLAEYGELLDRAQETEAWDADRRAGMTLAGLGLGDLAYERTLGSISGGQRGRLALAALLIRRPAALLLDEPTNHLDDAAAGFLEEQLRGLPGVVVLASHDRTLLDAACTDLIDLDPAVDGPTRYGGNYTDYQAEKRAERERWQRRFAEEQEELGELRHSVAVTAHQVGYARPPKDKNKMSYGMIGNRVEQQVSRRVRNATRRLHELERDQVRKPPEPLRFRASALASDGGEGLLVSVRDLCVPGRLRLDRLDVPASDRLLVTGPNGAGKSTLLAVLAGTLHGTGEVRRRRGLRVGVLTQDTAFDRPDRTAHDTYELALGLERAESVPLRSLGLLAPRDIARPVGELSVGQRRRLALALLVADPPELLLLDEPTNHLSPRLADELEEALGTGPGAVVIASHDRWLRARWPGRELALTGAASPAP, encoded by the coding sequence GTGTCACGTCATCCCCTCATCGCTCAGGATCTCGTCCGCACGTTCGGCGCCCGCCGCGTGCTCGACGGGGTCTCCTTCGTCGCCGCGCCCGGCCACCGCATCGGCCTGATCGGCGAAAACGGCACGGGCAAGAGCACCCTCCTGCGCCTGCTCGCCGGCGTGGACGAGCCGGACGGCGGCTCCGTCGTGCGGCCGCCCGACCTCGGGTACCTGCACCAGGAGATGCCCTTCGACCTCGCCGCCACCGTGCGTGACGTGGTCGACGACGCGCTGCGCGAGGCCCGCGCCGTGCTCGCCGGGCTCGACCGGCTCACCGCCGCGCTGTCTGCCACGCCGGAGACCGATGCCGGATACCCGGCGCTGCTGGCCGAGTACGGCGAGTTGCTCGACCGCGCCCAGGAGACCGAGGCGTGGGACGCCGACCGGCGCGCCGGGATGACGCTGGCCGGGCTGGGGCTCGGCGACCTCGCGTACGAGCGGACGCTCGGCTCGATCTCCGGCGGGCAGCGGGGGCGGCTCGCGCTCGCCGCGCTGCTGATCCGCCGTCCCGCGGCGCTGCTGCTCGACGAGCCGACCAACCACCTCGACGACGCGGCGGCCGGGTTTCTGGAGGAGCAGCTGCGCGGCCTGCCCGGCGTGGTCGTGCTCGCCAGCCACGACCGCACCCTCCTCGACGCCGCCTGCACCGACCTCATCGACCTCGACCCCGCGGTGGACGGCCCCACCCGGTACGGCGGCAACTACACCGACTACCAGGCCGAGAAGCGCGCCGAGCGGGAACGGTGGCAGCGCCGATTCGCCGAGGAGCAGGAGGAGCTCGGCGAGCTGCGGCACTCGGTCGCGGTCACCGCGCACCAGGTGGGGTACGCGCGGCCGCCCAAGGACAAGAACAAGATGTCGTACGGCATGATCGGCAACCGCGTCGAGCAGCAGGTCTCCCGCCGGGTGCGCAACGCGACCCGCCGCCTCCACGAGCTCGAACGCGACCAGGTCCGCAAGCCGCCCGAGCCGCTGCGCTTCCGGGCGTCCGCGCTGGCCAGCGACGGCGGCGAGGGGCTGCTCGTGTCGGTGCGCGACCTGTGCGTGCCCGGACGGCTCCGCCTCGACCGCCTCGACGTGCCCGCGAGCGACCGCCTGCTGGTCACCGGCCCCAACGGCGCGGGAAAGTCCACATTGCTCGCCGTGCTCGCCGGCACCCTCCACGGCACCGGCGAGGTGCGGCGTCGGCGCGGCCTGCGGGTCGGGGTCCTCACCCAGGACACGGCATTCGACCGTCCAGATCGGACAGCGCACGACACGTACGAGCTGGCGTTGGGGCTGGAGCGGGCGGAGTCGGTGCCGCTGCGGTCCCTGGGCCTGCTCGCCCCGCGCGACATCGCCCGCCCGGTCGGCGAGCTGTCGGTGGGCCAGCGGCGGCGTCTCGCGCTGGCGTTGCTGGTGGCCGACCCGCCCGAGCTGCTGCTGCTCGACGAGCCCACCAACCACCTCTCGCCGCGGCTCGCCGACGAGCTGGAGGAGGCGCTGGGCACCGGACCGGGCGCGGTGGTCATCGCCAGCCACGACCGCTGGCTGCGCGCCCGCTGGCCCGGCCGGGAGCTCGCCCTGACCGGCGCCGCCTCGCCCGCGCCGTGA
- a CDS encoding beta family protein produces the protein MASYVPILKGRAGEFKAIARLTVPPEVQVLPVLEVPPSEEGPIRDAFTFGKKAVKWVPAGLTIAVDVGHLPDPTSGWRRPILDIAEDLMHLGTPMRPVVRLDDSDERLSDAGEAAALHDRQAVVRLSIADAGADDEEAEARLTRMRLRTELEVEQCALVVDAGSVLSERDLTAAEPIVRKTISWARRHRWQSITVAAGAMRESISGLPTDKATRVRRWDHLLWTRLRDLDVGYGDYAIAHPAMTGKGWLPMPSLRYTHGDAWWIYRWARDGGGSAVMYDLCEHLVQASHWPAAGAAYSWGDAEINLRAERAAGTGNPTDWRAWATSHHLAHVLDQLRGRGG, from the coding sequence ATGGCCTCCTATGTACCGATCCTGAAGGGACGTGCCGGCGAGTTCAAGGCGATCGCACGACTGACCGTGCCGCCGGAGGTCCAGGTCCTGCCCGTTCTGGAGGTGCCGCCCTCGGAGGAGGGGCCCATCCGCGACGCCTTCACGTTTGGCAAGAAGGCCGTCAAGTGGGTGCCTGCCGGCCTCACGATCGCCGTCGATGTGGGCCACCTTCCCGATCCCACCAGCGGATGGCGCAGACCGATCCTGGACATCGCCGAGGACCTCATGCATCTGGGCACGCCTATGCGTCCCGTGGTGCGCCTGGACGACAGCGACGAGCGGCTGAGCGACGCGGGCGAAGCGGCGGCGCTCCACGACCGCCAGGCGGTTGTCCGGCTGTCCATCGCGGACGCCGGCGCGGACGACGAGGAAGCCGAGGCACGACTGACCCGAATGCGGCTGCGCACGGAGCTGGAGGTCGAGCAGTGCGCGCTGGTCGTGGACGCCGGCTCCGTGCTGTCCGAGCGCGACCTGACCGCGGCGGAGCCGATAGTCCGCAAGACCATCTCATGGGCACGCCGCCACCGATGGCAGTCGATCACCGTGGCCGCGGGTGCGATGCGCGAGAGCATCTCCGGCCTGCCCACCGACAAAGCGACCCGAGTCCGGCGCTGGGATCACCTCTTGTGGACACGGCTGCGGGATCTCGACGTCGGCTACGGGGACTACGCGATCGCCCATCCCGCCATGACCGGCAAGGGTTGGCTGCCGATGCCGAGCCTCCGATACACGCACGGCGACGCGTGGTGGATCTACCGGTGGGCCCGGGACGGTGGGGGCAGCGCCGTGATGTACGACCTGTGCGAGCACCTCGTACAGGCAAGTCACTGGCCGGCGGCGGGCGCCGCGTACTCGTGGGGCGACGCCGAGATCAACCTGCGGGCGGAAAGGGCGGCCGGGACCGGCAACCCCACCGACTGGCGCGCCTGGGCGACCTCCCACCACCTGGCTCACGTGCTCGACCAGCTCAGGGGTCGCGGAGGGTGA
- a CDS encoding ABC transporter permease: MRAVRAEWTKLWTAPATAWLPLAAVFATAGLSALVGAAATPGSTACADGCDPARLALSGVYLGQLALVALAVVAAAGEYRHGLAATTLLAVPRRLVAFTAKAVAVTAAAVPAAALAVAASLAATRPPLPPGQVVRAGAGTAGYLVLVALLALGVAATLRRTSAALGAVLALLYLAPVATRFVTDERWRHWVERATPAPDGPAALAVWTAVALAAGAATVTLRDP; the protein is encoded by the coding sequence GTGCGGGCCGTGCGTGCGGAGTGGACAAAGCTTTGGACCGCGCCGGCCACGGCCTGGCTGCCCCTTGCCGCGGTGTTCGCGACGGCGGGGCTCAGCGCGCTCGTCGGGGCCGCCGCCACGCCCGGCTCGACCGCCTGCGCGGATGGCTGCGACCCGGCCCGGCTCGCCCTCTCCGGCGTCTACCTTGGACAGTTGGCGCTTGTCGCGCTCGCCGTGGTGGCGGCCGCGGGGGAGTACCGCCACGGGCTCGCCGCCACCACGCTGCTCGCGGTGCCGAGACGGCTTGTCGCGTTCACGGCCAAGGCGGTCGCGGTCACCGCCGCCGCCGTTCCGGCTGCCGCGCTGGCGGTCGCGGCGTCGCTCGCGGCCACCCGCCCACCGCTGCCGCCGGGGCAGGTCGTGCGGGCGGGCGCGGGCACCGCCGGGTACCTCGTCCTTGTCGCCCTGCTCGCGCTCGGCGTGGCCGCGACCCTGCGGCGGACCTCGGCCGCTCTTGGCGCGGTGCTGGCCCTGCTGTACCTGGCGCCGGTCGCCACCCGGTTCGTCACGGACGAGCGCTGGCGGCACTGGGTCGAGCGCGCCACCCCGGCACCGGACGGTCCGGCGGCGCTCGCGGTGTGGACGGCGGTCGCGCTGGCCGCCGGCGCCGCGACCGTCACCCTCCGCGACCCCTGA
- a CDS encoding ABC transporter permease subunit, whose protein sequence is MRPLRAELTKLRTAPGLVWCLVGAAAVMLALPLLASAGNPGTYDRAAYVDEFRFVHRTLSGDGTLTARVRTPAAGHPWAMTGLMVKQSASPGARYAAVFVTPGHGTRMQADFTVDIAGGGAASWLRIARTGDTVTGYASADGATWREVGRVPMAGLPASVEIGLFATSPGITRTVATRPVLVPTRPATALFDSVSPAGEWRGTDVGLPSGRSTVEARDVLSVTAQPGGVLSVTAQPGDILARADDGSRVVAATAGTFAGMLPLVALGALVMTSEYRRHLVRTTLAASPRRGPVLAAKALVAGGACFAAALVATAAALLLAQPLLRRNGYRPPTYPDPSLGDPRVLRVVAGTAAAAALVALLGLGAGAILRRGAAAITAVAAVLLVPAVLTPLLPAGAGTWVQRLTPVAGLSVQQVRETDDAFLLPWAGRPWAGLAVLAAWAAAALAVAYLLLSRRDA, encoded by the coding sequence ATGAGGCCGCTGCGCGCCGAGCTCACCAAGCTCCGCACGGCGCCCGGCCTGGTGTGGTGCCTGGTCGGGGCGGCCGCGGTCATGCTCGCGCTCCCGCTGCTCGCCTCGGCCGGAAACCCCGGGACCTACGACCGCGCGGCCTACGTCGACGAGTTCCGGTTCGTGCACCGGACGCTTTCCGGCGACGGTACGCTCACCGCGCGCGTACGCACCCCCGCCGCCGGCCACCCGTGGGCGATGACCGGGCTGATGGTGAAGCAGAGCGCGTCGCCCGGCGCGCGCTACGCGGCGGTGTTCGTGACGCCGGGCCACGGCACCCGGATGCAGGCCGACTTCACAGTGGACATCGCCGGCGGCGGCGCGGCCTCGTGGCTGCGCATCGCGCGGACCGGCGACACGGTGACGGGCTACGCCTCGGCGGACGGGGCGACCTGGCGCGAGGTCGGCCGGGTACCGATGGCGGGCCTGCCGGCGAGCGTCGAGATCGGACTGTTCGCCACCTCGCCGGGCATCACGCGCACCGTCGCCACGCGACCGGTGCTCGTGCCCACGCGCCCGGCGACCGCGCTCTTCGACTCGGTGAGCCCGGCCGGCGAGTGGCGCGGGACGGACGTCGGGCTCCCTAGTGGACGGTCCACTGTCGAGGCCCGCGACGTCCTCAGCGTGACCGCCCAGCCGGGCGGCGTCCTGAGCGTGACCGCCCAGCCGGGCGACATCCTCGCGCGGGCCGACGACGGGAGCCGGGTGGTGGCGGCGACGGCAGGTACATTCGCCGGGATGCTCCCGCTCGTGGCGCTGGGCGCGCTGGTCATGACCTCGGAGTACCGCCGCCACCTGGTGCGCACCACCCTCGCCGCGAGCCCGCGCCGCGGCCCGGTGCTGGCCGCCAAGGCGCTGGTAGCCGGCGGTGCCTGCTTCGCCGCCGCTCTTGTCGCCACCGCCGCCGCGCTGCTGCTCGCCCAGCCGCTGCTGCGCCGCAACGGCTACCGGCCGCCCACCTACCCTGACCCCTCACTCGGCGACCCGCGGGTGCTGCGGGTGGTGGCCGGTACCGCCGCCGCCGCGGCCCTCGTCGCGCTGCTCGGCCTCGGTGCCGGCGCGATCCTGCGGCGCGGCGCCGCCGCCATCACCGCCGTGGCCGCCGTGCTGCTGGTGCCGGCCGTGCTCACCCCGCTCCTGCCGGCGGGCGCCGGGACGTGGGTGCAGCGGCTGACCCCGGTCGCCGGGCTGTCGGTGCAGCAGGTGCGGGAGACCGACGACGCGTTCCTGCTCCCGTGGGCCGGCCGCCCGTGGGCCGGCCTGGCCGTCCTCGCGGCCTGGGCCGCGGCCGCGCTCGCCGTCGCATACCTGCTGCTGAGCCGGCGGGACGCATGA
- a CDS encoding ABC transporter ATP-binding protein, with protein MRPIECQGLRKRYGRTLAVDGLTFTVAPGRVTGFVGPNGAGKSTTMRVILGLDRPDAGTALVGGRRYRDLRTPLRHVGALLDAGSPDPGRRARDHLLWMARSNGIPPPRVDEVLELVGLDGVARRRFGGFSLGMRQRLGIASALLGDPPVLLFDEPVNGLDPDGVRWIRGLLRGLAAQGRTVFVSSHLLAELAGTADHLVVIGRGRLLADASVAALTALGTSLEAAYLALTCGSVDYPAGPA; from the coding sequence ATGCGACCGATCGAATGCCAGGGACTGCGCAAGCGGTACGGCCGGACGCTCGCCGTCGACGGGCTGACCTTCACCGTGGCGCCGGGGCGGGTGACCGGCTTCGTCGGCCCGAACGGCGCCGGCAAGTCCACCACCATGCGCGTCATCCTCGGGCTGGACCGTCCCGACGCCGGCACCGCGCTCGTCGGCGGCCGCCGCTACCGCGACCTGCGTACCCCGCTGCGTCACGTCGGCGCGCTGCTCGACGCCGGCTCGCCGGACCCGGGGCGGCGGGCCCGTGACCATCTACTGTGGATGGCCCGGTCGAACGGCATCCCACCGCCGCGCGTCGACGAGGTGCTGGAGCTGGTCGGGCTCGACGGCGTGGCGCGGCGGCGGTTCGGCGGCTTCTCGCTCGGCATGCGGCAGCGGCTCGGCATCGCGTCCGCGCTGCTGGGCGACCCGCCCGTGCTCCTGTTCGACGAGCCGGTCAACGGGCTCGACCCCGACGGCGTGCGCTGGATCCGCGGGCTGCTGCGCGGGCTCGCGGCGCAGGGACGCACGGTGTTCGTCTCCAGCCACCTGCTCGCCGAGCTCGCCGGCACCGCGGACCATCTCGTCGTGATCGGGCGCGGGCGGCTGCTCGCCGACGCGAGCGTGGCGGCGCTGACCGCCTTGGGCACCTCGCTGGAGGCGGCGTACCTGGCGCTGACCTGCGGGTCGGTCGACTACCCGGCGGGCCCGGCATGA